A single genomic interval of Streptomyces graminofaciens harbors:
- a CDS encoding caspase, EACC1-associated type: MAVPDPKASRAVLVGVHAYTRLEPLPPVAAGVTRLAQLLRDPSVWGLPATHVTVLGSDASGDAILGAIRDAASECTDTLLVYFAGHGLRDRSGEQLYLALADADDDHPEIGSLSYSSLRLVVGRAGYKARRRITLLDCCYSGLAGGMGAGTLARPDLAQLLDQDHSDDIDDETDGYGSCVLTSAPKTGRSFAPPGARYPEFTGEMIDILDHGIEGAGPTLSPDRMWRLVRRRLRTKNSPEPQQFGHNSVVLHDWVYNRAHQPPRMHAPLNSRATAPSQPEAPQTPETPLPARAQIGPPPTIPSARAEARRSRISSHTGRRDAPNMTRRRVLQVGTAIAAAGGITTAVILSRDDEPGPDQWRLRWRFTAGGGPTAEPSVVGGVLYTSNDDYNLYAVTVATGTQKWVYKHNDYAISPPTAANGKVYFGGKYSQLYAVDATTGTQKWTLDVGTVSTAPVVVDGVVYVGTSSGSPHVYAVNATTGRRKWALAVESAIDASPAVVNGVLYCGDAKGNVYAVDAATGKQKWSTRKGDQIRSSPQVAGRLLYVASKGGQGLYALDVNTGAQKWVFPIPRVDSPPFVVADGKMYVVNQEETVFALDAETGAKRWTYRIPTNEYISGGLAIVNGVVYLGSDDHNVHAIDASTGKKRWMFATGGDVMGTPAVTDGIVYAGSTDKHVYALDAASGKKLWAFKTDTGIFSVMIADGVVFARDYNSGRDYDASIYALDTGPRPSVTK, translated from the coding sequence ATGGCAGTTCCTGACCCGAAGGCGAGCCGGGCAGTACTAGTCGGCGTTCATGCGTACACCCGGCTGGAGCCTCTCCCCCCAGTCGCCGCAGGAGTGACGCGGCTGGCCCAGCTGCTGCGTGACCCCTCGGTGTGGGGGCTGCCAGCGACGCACGTCACCGTGCTTGGGTCAGACGCATCCGGGGACGCCATCCTCGGGGCCATTCGGGACGCGGCAAGCGAATGCACCGACACGCTGTTGGTGTACTTCGCCGGACACGGGTTGCGCGACCGCAGTGGTGAGCAGCTCTACTTGGCGTTGGCCGACGCCGATGATGACCACCCAGAGATCGGTAGTCTCAGCTATTCATCACTGCGCCTCGTCGTGGGCCGGGCCGGATACAAAGCGCGGCGCCGGATCACCTTGCTGGACTGCTGTTACAGCGGCCTGGCTGGCGGCATGGGCGCCGGCACCCTGGCCCGCCCGGATCTGGCACAACTGCTTGATCAGGATCACTCCGACGACATAGATGACGAGACCGACGGCTACGGTAGCTGCGTCTTGACCTCTGCACCCAAGACAGGGCGATCATTCGCACCGCCGGGGGCCCGGTATCCCGAGTTCACCGGCGAGATGATCGATATTCTGGATCACGGGATCGAGGGTGCCGGGCCGACCCTGAGTCCAGACCGGATGTGGCGCCTCGTGCGCCGTCGGCTGCGGACGAAAAACAGTCCCGAACCCCAACAGTTCGGACACAACAGCGTCGTCCTACACGACTGGGTGTACAACCGTGCCCACCAGCCACCACGGATGCATGCACCCTTGAACTCACGCGCCACCGCACCTTCACAGCCCGAAGCCCCCCAAACGCCAGAGACGCCTCTGCCTGCACGTGCGCAAATTGGTCCTCCCCCCACCATTCCTTCAGCCCGGGCCGAGGCACGCCGCTCACGTATTTCGTCCCACACCGGACGACGTGACGCTCCCAATATGACCCGCCGACGCGTACTGCAAGTGGGGACTGCGATAGCCGCCGCAGGAGGGATCACCACTGCCGTCATCCTCAGCCGCGACGATGAACCTGGACCCGACCAGTGGCGCCTGCGCTGGCGTTTCACCGCCGGAGGAGGCCCCACTGCAGAACCGTCAGTGGTCGGCGGAGTGTTGTACACCAGTAACGACGACTACAACCTGTATGCGGTCACTGTTGCCACCGGCACACAGAAGTGGGTCTATAAACATAACGATTACGCCATTTCACCCCCCACGGCGGCGAACGGAAAGGTGTACTTCGGCGGGAAATACTCCCAGCTGTACGCAGTAGACGCCACGACGGGAACGCAGAAATGGACCCTGGACGTCGGAACCGTCTCTACGGCGCCGGTCGTAGTCGATGGAGTGGTGTACGTCGGGACATCTTCGGGGAGCCCTCACGTGTACGCAGTGAACGCCACCACCGGCAGGAGAAAGTGGGCTCTTGCCGTTGAGTCGGCAATCGACGCGTCGCCTGCGGTGGTGAACGGTGTTCTGTACTGCGGCGACGCCAAGGGCAACGTATACGCGGTGGATGCCGCGACCGGAAAGCAGAAGTGGAGCACGCGCAAAGGCGACCAGATCCGCTCTTCGCCCCAAGTGGCGGGCCGATTGTTGTACGTCGCCAGCAAAGGAGGTCAGGGCCTGTACGCCCTGGATGTCAACACCGGGGCCCAAAAGTGGGTCTTCCCGATCCCAAGAGTCGACAGTCCGCCGTTCGTCGTGGCCGACGGGAAGATGTACGTAGTCAATCAGGAGGAGACGGTGTTCGCGCTGGACGCTGAAACAGGCGCGAAAAGATGGACGTACAGGATCCCCACGAACGAATACATCAGCGGTGGGCTCGCGATCGTTAATGGAGTAGTTTATCTCGGGAGCGACGACCACAATGTACATGCGATAGACGCTTCGACCGGGAAGAAACGGTGGATGTTCGCTACCGGAGGCGACGTGATGGGGACCCCAGCGGTGACGGATGGAATCGTTTACGCTGGCAGTACGGACAAGCATGTGTACGCACTGGATGCAGCTAGCGGAAAAAAGCTATGGGCATTCAAGACCGACACCGGGATCTTCTCAGTGATGATTGCTGATGGAGTAGTTTTCGCCAGAGACTACAACTCCGGCAGAGATTATGACGCGTCTATCTACGCACTGGACACCGGCCCCCGCCCATCCGTGACGAAGTAA
- a CDS encoding HNH endonuclease, translating to MSDFSPGARLCKILFGRATGCAYPDCSEPLIEEHRGHQSPNVEVAHIRAEKPGGARYDPNFTKANGKLNGEENLLLLCLKHHRWVDAHEESYPTEELIAWKARQVTESHGAGLSAKQLDQVVKAFTTPKAEAEAVGASSVGIVTKIENLKDVKPVNVDSVEFLPGVRISNVGAIDFTVDGVGFDLDLDGQLSAYLFPPAHRLHQPVRRLQPQSNSVWIADADDLRRLAKEMIKMARVPTRFRAFGDLGSGSRVHGPWVSSLHLPVWEGHVTQEWLDGFVDLAKQTRAQLGRDT from the coding sequence GTGAGCGACTTCAGCCCTGGTGCCCGCCTCTGCAAGATCCTGTTCGGTCGCGCGACGGGTTGCGCGTACCCCGACTGCTCAGAGCCTCTGATCGAGGAGCACCGTGGCCACCAGAGCCCGAACGTAGAGGTGGCGCACATCCGGGCCGAGAAGCCCGGCGGGGCTCGGTACGACCCGAACTTCACCAAGGCCAACGGCAAGCTCAACGGCGAGGAGAACCTGCTGCTTCTGTGCCTCAAGCACCACAGGTGGGTGGATGCCCATGAGGAGTCCTACCCGACCGAGGAGCTGATTGCGTGGAAGGCGCGGCAGGTTACGGAGAGCCACGGTGCCGGCCTGAGTGCAAAACAGTTGGATCAGGTCGTCAAGGCGTTCACCACACCGAAGGCCGAAGCGGAAGCGGTCGGTGCCAGCAGTGTTGGCATCGTCACCAAGATCGAGAATCTCAAGGACGTTAAGCCGGTCAACGTCGACTCCGTTGAGTTCTTACCCGGGGTGCGGATCTCGAACGTGGGGGCCATCGACTTCACTGTCGATGGCGTGGGCTTTGATCTCGACCTCGACGGACAACTTTCGGCCTACCTGTTCCCTCCGGCGCATCGCTTGCATCAGCCGGTGAGGCGACTGCAACCACAGTCGAACAGTGTTTGGATCGCAGACGCCGACGACCTCCGGAGACTAGCCAAAGAGATGATCAAGATGGCGCGGGTGCCCACTCGGTTCCGTGCCTTCGGGGATCTCGGATCAGGCAGTCGAGTCCACGGCCCGTGGGTGTCGTCCCTGCACCTACCGGTTTGGGAGGGCCACGTGACTCAGGAGTGGCTGGACGGGTTCGTCGACCTCGCCAAGCAGACGCGGGCGCAGTTGGGGCGGGACACCTGA
- a CDS encoding DnaB-like helicase N-terminal domain-containing protein — protein MNPLLSAEQAVLGSVLLDPGQLAHLDWLAPDHFYRPIHQALFAALRKLRAESHPAVAAGERVPLSWVTDAVAEASHHVRGLTAVYPHILISACPRPEHAPVYGRMVLEGAIHRSVTAHAIRLHQAARAAALQGEVEGALHHADVLAGVLEDLARRWGSEPRPVAPATPPPTAPVAPPPVRADQVAEDEQFLLAVLVEQPKAMDEVVGWLRPDDFADPAHGQLYRCLGALHHRGEPIDRITMLWEAQRRGLLADGTLTTEQLTAICDGAGASSAEWLGEQIMRSSVARTAAASARAIRALAENETLAPGRLISHALHALGPLDNVRARWQTANGHQAPAPSPTPPTDGPPTAQVHAALARSTARPAARPSECPGPASTSSAARPPSRTPG, from the coding sequence ATGAACCCGCTTTTGAGTGCCGAGCAGGCGGTGCTCGGCTCGGTGCTGCTCGACCCCGGCCAGCTCGCGCACCTGGACTGGCTCGCGCCCGATCACTTCTACCGGCCCATCCACCAGGCGCTGTTCGCCGCCTTGCGCAAGCTCCGGGCCGAGAGCCATCCCGCCGTGGCGGCCGGAGAACGCGTGCCGCTGTCCTGGGTGACGGACGCCGTCGCCGAGGCCAGTCACCACGTCCGAGGGCTGACCGCCGTGTATCCCCACATCCTGATCTCGGCCTGCCCACGGCCTGAGCACGCCCCGGTGTACGGCCGGATGGTGCTGGAGGGAGCGATCCACCGCAGCGTGACCGCGCACGCGATCCGCCTCCACCAGGCAGCCCGCGCCGCAGCCCTCCAAGGTGAGGTGGAAGGAGCGCTGCACCATGCGGACGTCCTGGCCGGGGTGCTCGAAGACCTCGCGCGCCGCTGGGGGTCCGAACCGCGCCCGGTCGCCCCGGCCACACCGCCGCCCACAGCTCCCGTCGCGCCGCCGCCGGTACGAGCGGATCAGGTCGCCGAGGACGAGCAGTTCCTGCTGGCGGTCCTGGTCGAGCAGCCGAAAGCGATGGACGAAGTCGTCGGCTGGCTGCGACCCGACGACTTCGCCGACCCCGCCCACGGCCAGCTCTACCGCTGCCTGGGAGCGCTGCACCACCGCGGCGAACCCATCGACCGGATCACCATGCTGTGGGAAGCCCAGCGGCGCGGTCTGCTCGCCGACGGCACTCTGACCACCGAACAGCTCACCGCCATCTGCGATGGCGCCGGCGCCAGCAGCGCCGAGTGGCTCGGCGAACAGATCATGCGCTCCTCCGTCGCCCGTACGGCCGCCGCCTCCGCCCGCGCCATCCGCGCCCTGGCCGAGAACGAGACCCTGGCCCCCGGACGGCTCATCAGCCACGCCCTGCACGCGCTCGGGCCGCTCGACAACGTGCGCGCCCGCTGGCAGACCGCGAACGGCCACCAAGCTCCGGCGCCGTCCCCCACGCCGCCGACCGACGGGCCCCCGACGGCGCAGGTCCACGCCGCGCTCGCCCGCAGCACGGCGCGACCGGCCGCACGGCCCTCGGAATGCCCAGGTCCTGCCTCCACATCATCAGCCGCACGACCGCCCTCGCGCACCCCCGGCTGA
- a CDS encoding type IV secretory system conjugative DNA transfer family protein, producing MPAPRTSAPSATTGSDALLYLLFGVLGAAIAFGSLAWLTGNLTNALVGTGPWAPFEATNSLLHPDVLWPHLSPTALLVGARLVPGLFSVCLTVTGLVVWLRLRGGAMNGLARRRDLAPLMNKEITAKAKSLRPSLSGLKPKEVAPADRGILVGTHSPGRAEVRASWEDVIVAIMAPRSGKTSGLAIPAILAAPGPVLLTSNKAANDAFTATVDARAEVGTIWTLDPQQIAHHPREMWWDILADARDLAGAKRLAGHFVAASVDESSGADFWSTAASNTLGALFLAAASHRCPITDVLAWLASPADRTPVDLLTDAGHEAVAAQLQGTVSGATETRDGIYETARQYASCLLDPDIAAWVTPDKHLPEFKPSAFATSRDTLYLLSKDGGGSASAIIAAAADAVMRAAVDVAERSGGRLDPPALCVLDEAANVCKISDLPDLYSHLGSRGVIPMTILQSYRQGQRCWGEAGMDALWSAATVKIVGSGIDDIDFADKLSRAIGEHEVRTVSVSHSDSGKSTSVSMRTERILAPDAIRALPKGKALLLTTGLRIALLDLKPWYKESSAKTIAPASAAATATITDRALAKANNSGFRRAA from the coding sequence ATGCCCGCACCGCGTACCAGCGCGCCCTCGGCCACCACCGGCTCCGACGCGCTTCTCTACCTCCTGTTCGGCGTCCTCGGCGCCGCCATCGCCTTCGGCTCCCTCGCCTGGCTGACCGGCAACCTCACCAACGCTCTCGTCGGCACCGGCCCCTGGGCGCCGTTCGAGGCCACCAACTCGCTGTTGCACCCCGACGTGCTGTGGCCGCACCTGAGCCCCACCGCTCTGCTGGTGGGCGCGCGGCTCGTCCCCGGGCTGTTCTCCGTCTGCCTCACCGTCACCGGCCTGGTTGTGTGGCTGCGGCTGCGCGGCGGTGCGATGAACGGGCTCGCCCGCAGGCGGGATCTCGCCCCTCTGATGAACAAGGAGATCACCGCCAAGGCGAAGAGCCTGCGGCCGAGCCTGTCCGGCCTCAAACCGAAGGAGGTCGCTCCCGCCGACCGCGGGATCCTCGTCGGCACGCACTCCCCGGGCCGGGCCGAGGTCCGCGCCTCCTGGGAGGACGTGATCGTCGCGATCATGGCCCCGCGCTCCGGCAAGACGTCCGGGCTGGCGATCCCCGCGATCCTCGCCGCTCCAGGCCCGGTACTGCTGACCTCGAACAAGGCGGCGAACGACGCCTTCACCGCGACAGTGGACGCCCGCGCCGAGGTCGGCACGATCTGGACGCTCGACCCGCAGCAGATCGCCCATCACCCGCGCGAGATGTGGTGGGACATCCTGGCCGACGCCCGCGACCTGGCCGGGGCGAAACGTCTTGCCGGGCACTTCGTCGCCGCCAGCGTGGACGAGTCCAGCGGTGCCGACTTCTGGTCCACCGCCGCGAGCAACACGCTGGGCGCGCTGTTCCTGGCCGCCGCCAGCCATCGGTGCCCGATCACCGATGTCCTGGCCTGGCTCGCCTCCCCCGCCGACCGCACTCCGGTGGACCTGCTCACCGATGCCGGCCACGAGGCGGTCGCCGCCCAGCTCCAGGGCACCGTCAGCGGGGCCACGGAAACGCGGGACGGCATCTACGAGACCGCGCGGCAGTACGCGAGCTGCCTGCTCGACCCGGACATCGCCGCCTGGGTCACACCCGACAAGCACCTTCCCGAGTTCAAGCCCTCCGCGTTCGCCACCTCCCGCGACACGTTGTACCTGCTCAGCAAGGACGGCGGCGGCTCGGCATCGGCGATCATCGCGGCGGCGGCCGACGCGGTGATGCGCGCGGCCGTGGACGTCGCGGAGCGCTCCGGCGGGCGGCTCGACCCACCTGCCCTGTGCGTCCTCGACGAGGCCGCCAACGTGTGCAAGATCTCCGATCTCCCCGACCTGTACAGCCACCTGGGCTCACGGGGCGTGATCCCGATGACGATCCTGCAGTCCTACCGGCAGGGCCAGCGGTGCTGGGGCGAGGCCGGCATGGACGCACTCTGGAGCGCCGCCACGGTCAAGATCGTCGGCTCCGGCATCGACGACATCGACTTCGCCGACAAGCTGAGCCGCGCGATCGGGGAGCACGAGGTACGGACCGTCTCCGTCTCCCACTCCGACAGCGGCAAGTCGACCTCCGTGTCCATGCGCACCGAGCGGATCCTCGCCCCCGACGCGATCCGTGCGCTGCCCAAGGGCAAGGCACTCCTCCTGACCACCGGCCTACGCATCGCGCTGCTCGACCTCAAGCCCTGGTACAAGGAGTCGTCGGCGAAGACCATCGCGCCTGCCTCCGCCGCCGCCACGGCCACCATCACCGACCGCGCACTCGCGAAGGCGAACAACTCCGGCTTCAGGCGTGCGGCATGA
- a CDS encoding CHAT domain-containing protein: protein MDPTDPTSVAQLLAHIRLQQDHLQDTPHVWEQFTKALLSDIRGVPAVVPQVPEGARVVLALGVCWAPARLAFECAQPLAMWEWLHRAVATSDNEGGSIDIDLGPVDRALKDPHWAKSVERIVILLAPMVFYLANNHSTGEHLAQGFRAPVFSICARALPTGDKHVVEAALHLAKHLVWQDLRRPACLLGHALELLLLANPTHPLAGAMAAFLAGERPPVTHRDPTVIAAWAAQHVSMNPFAALNLQVSRFLGMPKNEGDAVLPELLQQVEEVIAIVESESDPAQVSRDRGIIFSILGQLQYRLLQSGDALHLTQLLSIWRGVPADQARNDRCLTLANAGSKVWFRPGSAPSPDLPDSGNRLTTAFNKALGKALVTRGQGDTALTHPATGRKDLTQAEELHDALHAHLDVADLVEFAFSEDAAAFISLLPSLTPVQALLARAQGPALPLAVSLRAPLPDRPVERVQLWCGDAPSARTEAAIVERVFSYAGKTVDAITGDDLSRDRFLAEFQRDDYDVIWVVAHGSHPPYAPDQSAVVLSDSEYVFLDDLARATRPPASTRRLVVFNTCDSAAADTQGPYDDRGIARSVVGPDQAVIGHLWPVDGDAATVFGALLAIELADGSDYAEAFANALRDLQQDWATLAGQLGDRGIGSLVAEPLDGFRQPTIFDWGSAAFLE, encoded by the coding sequence GTGGATCCCACGGATCCGACCAGTGTGGCGCAGTTACTTGCCCATATCCGACTTCAACAGGATCACCTTCAGGACACTCCCCACGTGTGGGAGCAGTTCACCAAAGCGCTCCTGAGCGACATTCGAGGTGTTCCAGCTGTCGTTCCCCAGGTTCCTGAAGGGGCGCGTGTTGTTCTAGCACTGGGCGTCTGCTGGGCCCCCGCGCGGCTGGCGTTCGAGTGTGCGCAACCCTTAGCCATGTGGGAGTGGCTGCATCGGGCGGTGGCTACATCAGACAACGAGGGCGGATCGATCGACATTGACTTGGGGCCGGTCGACCGGGCCCTCAAAGACCCGCACTGGGCCAAGTCCGTGGAGCGAATCGTCATCTTGCTGGCGCCGATGGTGTTCTATCTGGCCAATAACCACAGTACCGGCGAGCACCTGGCTCAGGGCTTCCGTGCACCTGTATTCTCCATCTGCGCCCGCGCCTTGCCGACCGGGGACAAGCATGTGGTGGAGGCTGCCCTTCACCTGGCAAAACATTTGGTCTGGCAGGACTTGCGCCGGCCGGCGTGCCTCCTAGGACACGCCTTGGAGCTTCTCCTGCTGGCCAATCCTACTCACCCTCTCGCGGGGGCCATGGCTGCCTTTCTGGCCGGGGAACGGCCCCCGGTGACCCATCGCGACCCCACTGTAATCGCGGCGTGGGCGGCACAACATGTCTCCATGAATCCCTTCGCCGCCCTGAATCTTCAGGTGAGTCGATTCTTGGGGATGCCCAAGAACGAGGGTGACGCCGTCCTGCCTGAATTGTTGCAGCAGGTGGAGGAGGTCATCGCCATAGTGGAGAGCGAGAGCGATCCGGCGCAGGTGTCACGCGATCGAGGCATCATTTTCTCCATTTTGGGCCAGCTTCAGTACCGGCTTCTCCAGTCAGGTGACGCGCTGCACCTGACCCAACTGCTGAGCATCTGGCGGGGTGTACCAGCGGATCAGGCTCGCAACGACCGGTGCCTTACGCTGGCGAACGCCGGAAGTAAGGTCTGGTTCCGGCCAGGTTCGGCCCCATCACCTGACCTCCCGGACTCGGGTAACCGTCTCACCACGGCCTTCAATAAGGCATTGGGGAAAGCCTTGGTTACCCGCGGCCAAGGCGACACCGCACTAACTCATCCTGCCACCGGGCGCAAAGATCTGACCCAGGCAGAGGAGTTGCACGACGCCCTGCACGCCCATCTCGACGTAGCGGATCTCGTGGAATTCGCCTTTAGCGAGGACGCCGCCGCCTTTATCTCACTGCTGCCGAGCCTAACCCCGGTGCAAGCGCTGCTGGCCCGCGCGCAAGGACCGGCCCTTCCGCTGGCCGTCAGTTTGCGAGCACCGCTGCCGGACCGTCCTGTGGAACGAGTGCAGTTGTGGTGTGGTGATGCACCGTCAGCTCGTACGGAAGCCGCCATCGTGGAGAGAGTTTTTTCCTACGCTGGTAAAACTGTCGACGCAATCACTGGCGATGACCTGTCCCGCGACCGATTCCTTGCCGAGTTCCAGCGCGATGACTACGACGTCATCTGGGTCGTCGCGCACGGGTCGCACCCTCCCTACGCGCCCGACCAATCTGCTGTCGTGCTCAGCGACAGCGAATACGTCTTCCTCGACGACCTCGCCCGCGCGACGCGGCCGCCAGCGTCAACCCGGCGACTCGTTGTGTTCAATACCTGTGACAGCGCGGCCGCTGACACACAAGGCCCTTATGACGACCGGGGAATCGCCCGTTCCGTAGTCGGACCCGACCAAGCGGTCATTGGCCACTTGTGGCCAGTCGACGGAGATGCCGCCACCGTTTTCGGTGCGCTCCTCGCAATCGAACTCGCTGACGGAAGCGATTACGCGGAGGCATTCGCCAACGCTCTGCGCGATCTGCAACAGGATTGGGCCACGTTGGCCGGTCAGCTTGGTGACCGTGGTATCGGGTCCCTGGTAGCCGAGCCCTTGGACGGCTTCAGGCAGCCCACCATCTTCGACTGGGGAAGCGCCGCCTTCCTGGAATGA
- a CDS encoding DNA cytosine methyltransferase: protein MAGRRAGLNPHTRSGLWLHVARAVEALRPCLVVIENVRGLLTSPAGSPGDVEFCPWCLGDDPTQPPVRALGAVLGSLADLRYDARWLVLRASDVGAPHRRERTFLTAWPAEHAAQDPDEQHRQERRLPASVEEEERRPRPEPGRRGGVAAAHAEGVGRDQGLAEPAARQRGHDAAERGSVAAAHPEGERHRHPGPPSGQGLASAPVGGGPAAVGGGGPGSGGIDGRWGAYASAIARWENLTRPAPPPTDAAGRLRADFVEWMQGLAPGWVTATPGLGRPAQLTALGNGVVPQQAARAVQLLAPLFPGCPRCTAP from the coding sequence GTGGCCGGCCGCCGGGCCGGACTCAACCCCCACACCCGCTCTGGACTGTGGCTGCACGTCGCCCGTGCGGTCGAAGCCCTCCGCCCCTGCTTGGTGGTGATCGAGAATGTCCGAGGTCTCCTCACCTCGCCCGCCGGTTCCCCTGGCGACGTGGAATTCTGCCCGTGGTGTCTGGGAGACGACCCAACCCAGCCTCCTGTGCGGGCACTTGGTGCCGTTCTCGGATCCCTGGCCGATCTCCGGTACGACGCGCGGTGGCTCGTACTTCGTGCCTCCGACGTCGGAGCCCCCCATCGTCGCGAGCGGACATTCCTCACCGCCTGGCCCGCCGAGCACGCTGCTCAAGACCCCGACGAGCAACATCGGCAAGAACGGCGGCTCCCAGCATCCGTCGAAGAGGAAGAGCGGCGGCCACGGCCCGAACCTGGCCGACGAGGTGGAGTGGCTGCTGCCCACGCCGAAGGCGTCGGACGGGATCAAGGGCTCGCCGAACCAGCGGCACGGCAACGGGGACATGACGCTGCCGAGCGCGGCAGCGTCGCTGCTGCCCACCCCGAGGGCGAGCGACACCGGCACCCCGGGCCGCCGTCCGGGCAAGGGCTGGCGTCCGCCCCTGTCGGCGGTGGTCCTGCCGCTGTGGGCGGAGGCGGCCCCGGAAGCGGAGGGATCGACGGGCGATGGGGAGCGTACGCCTCCGCCATCGCCCGATGGGAGAACCTCACCCGTCCCGCGCCGCCACCCACCGACGCCGCAGGACGCCTGCGCGCCGACTTCGTGGAGTGGATGCAGGGCCTGGCCCCCGGCTGGGTGACCGCCACTCCGGGACTCGGCCGACCGGCTCAGCTCACCGCACTCGGCAACGGTGTGGTCCCCCAACAGGCCGCCCGAGCCGTGCAGTTGCTGGCACCGCTCTTCCCAGGCTGCCCCCGCTGCACCGCGCCGTAG
- a CDS encoding effector-associated constant component EACC1, producing MEFRIKVECADVEDATAAELTREFADWLVEDRSVGAHADIRKIRPPSSDGGMSGDAVAWIALATSSGFSVATLVYAHLAFRASLPSRLRGTTRLIVERNGVRATIEGESPEAVAQLARALQTGDSTPLV from the coding sequence ATGGAATTTCGCATCAAGGTGGAGTGCGCCGATGTCGAAGATGCAACGGCGGCCGAGTTGACCAGGGAGTTCGCGGACTGGTTGGTCGAGGACCGTTCGGTTGGTGCGCATGCTGACATTCGGAAGATCCGTCCACCGTCGAGTGACGGTGGGATGTCCGGAGACGCCGTGGCCTGGATCGCGCTAGCGACGTCGTCGGGTTTCTCCGTAGCCACTCTGGTCTACGCGCACCTGGCCTTCCGCGCCTCGCTGCCGAGCAGACTCCGCGGCACAACGCGACTGATTGTCGAGCGTAATGGGGTGCGCGCGACCATCGAAGGCGAATCACCAGAGGCCGTCGCCCAACTCGCCCGGGCCCTGCAAACGGGCGACTCCACCCCGCTGGTATAG
- a CDS encoding AlbA family DNA-binding domain-containing protein, whose amino-acid sequence MVALRSRRLEGLFGVLLDAVSHAQIAALKMNAVSESYDLEFKGELYGGNDKAKRDLAGDVAALANTAGGVLLLGVAEDDQARATELPGVALSDAEVLRIRNIVADQVHPLPTFDVKQIEDPDKPGHGILMIAVPRSPSAPHGVLVNEGLRYPRRNGASIIYLTEAEVAAAYQDRFARRQSRHDELLRYERDLIGRLDVSDQTYVVVTLVPDLSGDFTLDTKALRAFQQETRDKDLLVIPRGAYVRHVTVGSRRLLAHGGSEPAMAKWIACELHQSGAGTFAALAANRTDLAQPGQVDENTTVSRIEDEDLVLDIWSGLRLLARHARDRAAAGGTATVRVTIVPVNTDLPAELRHPRGHANFGGSLGTHQVTESPQATSVFDIDDLAEDGPGLIAAASILAAGLIQHFGYPETLQITTDGVIRTKYWSSQRYGPGVQQWATQANVDMTDDTVD is encoded by the coding sequence ATGGTTGCTCTTCGCTCCCGCCGTCTGGAGGGGCTCTTCGGGGTCCTGCTGGACGCGGTCTCGCACGCTCAGATCGCCGCTCTGAAGATGAACGCGGTCTCCGAGTCCTACGACCTGGAGTTCAAGGGGGAGCTCTACGGCGGCAACGACAAGGCCAAGCGGGACCTGGCCGGTGACGTGGCGGCCCTGGCCAACACCGCCGGCGGAGTCCTCCTGCTCGGAGTTGCCGAAGACGACCAGGCCCGGGCGACGGAACTCCCCGGGGTCGCGCTCAGCGACGCTGAGGTGCTGCGGATCCGCAACATCGTGGCCGACCAGGTCCACCCCCTGCCCACCTTCGACGTCAAGCAGATCGAGGACCCGGACAAACCCGGTCACGGGATTCTGATGATCGCGGTGCCCCGCAGCCCCTCCGCTCCGCACGGAGTCCTGGTCAACGAGGGCCTGCGCTACCCCCGCCGCAACGGCGCCAGCATCATCTACCTGACGGAGGCTGAAGTGGCCGCCGCCTACCAGGACCGCTTCGCACGTCGCCAGTCCCGCCACGACGAACTGCTCCGCTACGAACGCGACCTGATCGGCCGCCTGGACGTGAGCGACCAGACGTACGTCGTTGTCACCCTGGTCCCAGACCTCAGCGGGGACTTCACCCTCGACACCAAGGCCCTGCGCGCCTTCCAGCAAGAGACTCGGGACAAGGACCTGCTCGTCATCCCACGCGGGGCATACGTCCGCCACGTCACGGTAGGCAGCCGCCGTCTGCTGGCGCACGGTGGCTCCGAGCCCGCGATGGCCAAATGGATCGCGTGCGAGCTCCACCAGAGCGGCGCCGGCACCTTCGCCGCCCTCGCCGCCAACCGCACCGACCTCGCCCAGCCCGGCCAGGTGGACGAGAACACCACTGTCAGCCGGATCGAAGACGAGGACCTGGTCCTCGACATCTGGTCCGGACTCCGGCTCTTGGCTCGCCACGCACGGGACCGAGCTGCCGCAGGAGGCACCGCCACAGTCCGCGTGACCATCGTGCCCGTCAACACTGACCTTCCTGCCGAGCTGCGCCACCCGCGCGGACATGCCAACTTCGGCGGCAGCCTTGGCACCCACCAGGTGACCGAGTCACCCCAAGCGACGTCCGTCTTCGACATCGACGACCTCGCCGAAGACGGACCTGGCTTGATCGCGGCCGCCTCTATTCTCGCAGCTGGCCTGATCCAGCACTTCGGCTACCCGGAAACCCTCCAGATCACCACTGACGGCGTCATCCGGACCAAATACTGGAGTTCACAGCGCTACGGCCCTGGCGTGCAGCAGTGGGCCACCCAGGCCAACGTCGACATGACGGACGACACCGTCGATTGA